From Synechococcus sp. A10-1-5-1, a single genomic window includes:
- the tilS gene encoding tRNA lysidine(34) synthetase TilS, translated as MAERWSDLHRRLHQQLLHQRDLLPEGEPLLLAVSGGQDSMALTGLLSDLRRLHHWPLQLWHGNHRWRPEAEQQAQELQSWAQGQGLPIQIDCWAQPQTDEASARAWRYGQLQTLAQELGCLRVVTGHTASDRSETVLLQLARGSHRRGLSSLRPRRTLGGSIELVRPLLGLTRSDTAQICRQLALPIWLDPSNSDPRYSRNRIRHEVLPVLEELHPGASGRISQLSERLAQEEEGCDQLLDLALTNLKSTTAQAQPALQRRPFTALARSNQRQLLNRWLAAQDISLGNAEQLEHLLNRLPPHRGPGQWDLSRGCSLQWNRDLIWLAHSQRSQPVQNDLNQGGSSATP; from the coding sequence ATGGCTGAACGCTGGAGTGATCTGCATCGGCGCCTGCACCAGCAGTTGCTCCACCAGCGCGATCTGCTGCCCGAGGGAGAGCCCTTGCTGCTGGCGGTCTCCGGCGGCCAAGACTCCATGGCCCTCACCGGTCTGCTCAGCGACCTGAGGCGGCTGCACCACTGGCCCCTGCAGCTCTGGCATGGCAACCACCGCTGGCGTCCCGAGGCCGAGCAGCAGGCCCAAGAGCTCCAAAGCTGGGCCCAAGGCCAAGGCCTGCCGATCCAGATCGACTGCTGGGCCCAGCCGCAGACGGATGAAGCGTCGGCCCGCGCCTGGCGCTATGGACAGCTCCAGACCCTCGCCCAGGAACTGGGTTGCCTCAGGGTGGTCACGGGACACACCGCCAGCGACCGCAGCGAAACGGTCTTGCTCCAGCTCGCCAGGGGCAGCCATCGCCGCGGCCTCTCCAGCCTGAGGCCCAGGCGAACGCTCGGCGGCAGCATCGAGCTGGTACGCCCACTGCTGGGGTTGACCCGCAGCGACACCGCCCAGATCTGCCGGCAACTGGCCTTACCGATTTGGCTCGATCCAAGCAACAGCGACCCGCGCTATAGCCGCAACCGGATTCGCCATGAGGTCCTGCCGGTCCTGGAGGAGCTGCACCCCGGAGCCAGCGGACGGATCAGCCAACTCAGCGAACGGCTAGCCCAGGAAGAAGAAGGCTGCGACCAGTTGCTGGATCTCGCCCTGACCAACCTCAAGAGCACAACCGCCCAGGCGCAGCCGGCCTTGCAGCGTCGTCCGTTCACGGCCCTAGCCCGCAGCAATCAGCGGCAGCTGCTGAACCGCTGGCTCGCCGCACAGGACATCAGCCTGGGCAATGCTGAGCAGTTGGAGCACCTACTCAATCGCCTTCCACCACACCGCGGCCCGGGCCAGTGGGACCTCAGCCGCGGGTGTTCATTGCAGTGGAACCGCGATCTGATCTGGCTGGCGCACTCCCAGCGCAGCCAGCCTGTGCAAAACGACCTAAACCAGGGCGGGAGCAGCGCAACGCCATGA
- a CDS encoding DUF561 domain-containing protein, whose amino-acid sequence MSRLDRLPASLRMALGEKRALKVIAGLTNFDAASVERISRAAGLGGADLIDVACDAELVQLAASVSGLPICVSAVDPELFPAAVAAGAAMVEIGNYDAFYPLGRIFDAAEVLSITRRTRELLPEVVLSVTVPHVLPIDQQEQLAADLVAAGADIIQTEGGTSAKPFSAGSLGLIEKAAPTLAAAHSISRAVAVPVLCASGLSSVTVPMAIASGAAGVGVGSAVNKLNDELAMVAVVRGLREALGASVKAAV is encoded by the coding sequence ATGTCCCGCCTCGATCGGCTGCCCGCTTCCCTTCGCATGGCCCTGGGCGAGAAGCGCGCTCTCAAGGTGATTGCTGGCCTCACCAACTTTGACGCCGCCAGCGTTGAGCGCATCAGTCGCGCGGCTGGTCTCGGTGGTGCTGATCTGATCGACGTGGCCTGCGACGCCGAGCTGGTCCAGCTGGCTGCTTCGGTCTCGGGCCTGCCCATCTGCGTGAGCGCCGTCGATCCTGAGTTGTTCCCTGCTGCTGTGGCCGCCGGCGCTGCCATGGTCGAGATCGGCAACTACGACGCCTTCTATCCCCTGGGACGCATCTTTGATGCCGCGGAGGTGCTCTCCATCACCCGCCGCACCCGCGAACTGCTGCCCGAGGTTGTCCTCAGCGTGACCGTTCCCCACGTGCTGCCCATCGATCAGCAGGAGCAGCTCGCCGCTGATCTGGTGGCCGCTGGTGCTGACATCATCCAGACCGAAGGTGGCACCAGCGCCAAGCCCTTCAGTGCCGGCAGCCTCGGCCTGATCGAGAAGGCCGCCCCCACCCTGGCTGCCGCCCACAGCATCAGCCGCGCTGTGGCTGTCCCTGTGCTCTGTGCCTCCGGTCTGTCTTCGGTCACCGTGCCGATGGCGATCGCCTCCGGCGCCGCTGGCGTGGGTGTGGGCTCCGCCGTCAACAAGCTCAACGATGAGCTGGCCATGGTTGCCGTGGTCCGCGGGCTGCGCGAAGCCCTGGGCGCCTCCGTCAAGGCTGCGGTCTGA
- the uvrB gene encoding excinuclease ABC subunit UvrB, with protein sequence MPNPFELHAPYEPKGDQPEAIKALVAGVESGERYQTLLGATGTGKTFTIANVIAKTGRPALVLAHNKTLAAQLCNELREFFPKNAVEYFISYYDYYQPEAYVPVSDTYIAKTASINEEIDMLRHSATRSLFERRDVIVVASISCIYGLGIPSEYLKAAVKFEVGETLNLRGSLRELVNNQYSRNDLEISRGRFRVRGDVLEIGPAYEDRLVRIELFGDEVEAIRYVDPTTGEILQSLESISIYPAKHFVTPKERLEDAIKAIRSELRGRLDVLNEQGKLLEAQRLEQRTTYDLEMLEQVGYCNGVENYARHLAGREAGTPPECLIDYFPKDWLLVVDESHVTCSQLQAMYNGDQARKGVLIEHGFRLPSAADNRPLKGDEFWEKARQSIFVSATPGDWELKQSDTEVVQQVIRPTGVLDPVVEVRPTDGQVDDLLGEIRIRAEKKERVLVTTLTKRMAEDLTDYLAENGVRVRYLHSEIHSIERIEIIQDLRNGEYDVLVGVNLLREGLDLPEVSLVAILDADKEGFLRAERSLIQTIGRAARHVEGVALLYADNLTDSMAKAISETERRRAIQQAYNEKHGVTPTPAGKRGSNSILAFLEVSRRLNDEQLEQATEQAEHNDVPLDSLPELIQQLEDKMKSAAKNLDFEEAANLRDRIKGLRQKLVGKP encoded by the coding sequence ATGCCTAACCCGTTTGAACTCCACGCTCCCTATGAGCCCAAGGGGGATCAGCCCGAGGCGATCAAAGCGCTGGTGGCTGGCGTGGAATCAGGCGAGCGTTACCAGACCCTTCTGGGGGCGACGGGAACCGGGAAGACCTTCACCATTGCCAATGTGATCGCCAAGACCGGTCGACCGGCTCTGGTGTTGGCCCACAACAAAACCCTGGCGGCCCAGCTCTGCAATGAGCTCCGGGAGTTCTTCCCGAAGAACGCCGTTGAGTACTTCATCTCGTACTACGACTACTACCAACCGGAGGCGTATGTGCCCGTCTCCGATACCTACATCGCCAAAACGGCCTCGATCAACGAAGAGATCGACATGCTGCGGCACTCCGCAACGCGTTCTTTATTTGAGCGTCGCGATGTCATTGTCGTCGCCTCCATCAGCTGTATTTATGGCCTGGGGATTCCGAGTGAGTACCTCAAGGCCGCCGTCAAATTTGAGGTGGGTGAAACCCTCAACCTGCGCGGCTCCCTACGGGAATTGGTCAACAACCAGTACTCCCGCAATGATTTGGAGATCTCGCGCGGACGGTTCCGGGTGCGGGGTGATGTGCTCGAGATCGGCCCGGCCTATGAGGACCGCCTGGTGCGGATCGAACTCTTCGGCGATGAGGTCGAGGCCATTCGCTATGTGGACCCCACCACGGGGGAGATCCTGCAGAGCCTCGAATCGATCAGCATCTATCCGGCTAAGCACTTCGTCACCCCGAAGGAGCGCCTGGAAGACGCGATTAAGGCCATCCGCTCGGAGCTGCGGGGGCGCCTGGATGTGCTCAACGAACAGGGCAAGTTGCTCGAAGCTCAGCGCCTCGAGCAGCGCACCACCTACGACCTGGAAATGCTCGAGCAGGTCGGCTACTGCAATGGCGTTGAAAACTATGCACGCCATCTGGCGGGCCGGGAGGCAGGGACCCCGCCGGAGTGCTTGATCGACTACTTCCCCAAGGACTGGTTGTTGGTGGTGGACGAGTCCCACGTCACCTGCTCCCAGCTTCAGGCGATGTACAACGGCGACCAAGCCCGTAAGGGTGTGCTGATTGAGCACGGCTTCCGGCTCCCGAGCGCTGCGGACAATCGCCCGCTCAAAGGCGATGAGTTCTGGGAGAAGGCGCGGCAGAGCATCTTTGTCAGCGCCACCCCCGGCGATTGGGAGCTCAAGCAGAGCGATACCGAAGTGGTGCAGCAGGTGATCCGTCCGACCGGGGTCCTGGATCCCGTCGTCGAGGTCCGTCCCACCGATGGCCAGGTCGATGACCTCCTGGGTGAAATTCGCATCCGTGCGGAGAAGAAAGAGCGGGTCTTGGTCACGACCCTGACCAAGCGGATGGCGGAAGACCTCACCGACTACCTCGCTGAGAACGGTGTCCGGGTTCGCTATCTCCACTCTGAGATCCATTCAATCGAGCGGATCGAGATCATCCAGGACCTCCGTAACGGTGAGTACGACGTGCTGGTGGGCGTCAACCTGCTGCGGGAAGGCCTGGATTTGCCCGAGGTCTCCCTCGTGGCGATTCTCGATGCGGACAAGGAGGGCTTCCTACGGGCAGAGCGGTCCTTGATTCAGACCATCGGCCGGGCGGCTCGACACGTGGAAGGCGTCGCCCTGCTCTACGCCGACAACCTGACCGATTCGATGGCCAAAGCCATTTCGGAAACCGAGCGCAGGCGTGCGATTCAGCAGGCCTACAACGAGAAGCATGGGGTGACCCCGACGCCGGCAGGCAAGCGGGGTAGTAACTCGATCCTGGCTTTCTTGGAGGTCTCCAGGCGCCTCAACGATGAGCAGTTGGAGCAGGCCACAGAGCAGGCCGAGCACAACGATGTGCCGCTGGATTCCTTGCCCGAACTGATTCAACAACTGGAGGACAAGATGAAGTCGGCGGCCAAGAATCTTGACTTTGAGGAGGCGGCCAACCTGCGCGATCGCATTAAAGGGCTACGCCAAAAGCTTGTGGGGAAGCCATAA